One Parafrankia irregularis DNA window includes the following coding sequences:
- a CDS encoding response regulator transcription factor yields MSTIIPVAAVDDHPIVLRGLADVLAGVEGLELVATATSIRALLAGTGRDAAVVLLDLDLGDGSQAPDNIRRLIQAGAAVIVFSALADPDGVRAAMRAGACGFVTKTDDVEELGTAIRAASEGNGWVSPQLAFMLLTDKAPDRPQLSPQELEALRLYATGMPLKTVARKMDVSPETAKQYIDRVRMKYRRAGRHADTKVDLYRLAVEDGHLDGT; encoded by the coding sequence GTGAGCACGATCATCCCCGTCGCGGCGGTCGACGATCACCCCATCGTGCTGCGCGGCCTCGCCGACGTCCTCGCGGGCGTCGAGGGCCTGGAGCTCGTGGCAACGGCGACGTCGATCCGCGCGCTGCTGGCGGGCACTGGCCGCGACGCCGCCGTCGTCCTGCTCGACCTCGATCTGGGCGACGGGTCGCAGGCACCTGACAACATCCGGCGCCTCATCCAGGCTGGCGCCGCGGTGATCGTCTTCAGCGCGCTGGCCGATCCGGACGGCGTCCGCGCCGCCATGCGCGCCGGCGCGTGCGGCTTCGTGACGAAGACCGACGACGTCGAGGAACTGGGCACGGCGATCCGCGCGGCCAGTGAGGGCAACGGCTGGGTCTCGCCCCAGCTGGCCTTCATGCTGCTGACCGACAAGGCACCCGATCGGCCGCAGCTCTCGCCGCAGGAGCTGGAGGCCCTCCGGCTCTACGCCACCGGGATGCCGCTCAAGACCGTCGCCCGCAAGATGGACGTCTCTCCGGAGACCGCGAAGCAGTACATCGACCGGGTACGGATGAAGTATCGCCGGGCCGGGCGCCACGCCGACACGAAGGTCGATCTCTACCGCCTCGCGGTAGAGGACGGTCACCTCGACGGAACCTGA
- a CDS encoding enoyl-CoA hydratase/isomerase family protein: MNASVPGVAAAMDDALRDLRGDIRVVVVRGLARLPQLPAPQTGSGTAAGSSFDRSFDRWSRVVRRLSERPDRVSVAVLAGQVSGVGLALALACDLRVMAQDSALRFTDSGHGRVPALGVARALLGSIGYSRALHLCLTGQPVSAHEAAGLGLAAVVVPGDRLDAEVGRLVDRVLAVPRDAATELKALLAGARHDADADADTAALARLLAAEAGNVG; encoded by the coding sequence GTGAACGCCTCCGTTCCGGGCGTGGCCGCGGCAATGGACGACGCGCTGCGCGATCTGCGGGGCGACATCCGTGTCGTGGTCGTTCGCGGGCTTGCGCGACTCCCACAGCTGCCCGCACCGCAGACCGGTTCCGGTACCGCCGCCGGCTCCAGCTTCGACCGTTCGTTCGACCGGTGGTCGCGGGTGGTACGCCGGCTTTCGGAGCGCCCGGACCGGGTCAGCGTGGCCGTCCTCGCAGGCCAGGTCTCAGGCGTGGGCCTCGCCCTCGCGCTGGCCTGCGACCTGCGGGTGATGGCGCAGGACTCGGCACTGCGGTTCACGGATTCCGGTCACGGCCGCGTCCCCGCCCTGGGCGTGGCCCGGGCCCTGCTGGGCTCGATCGGCTACTCCCGCGCCCTGCACCTCTGCCTGACCGGGCAGCCTGTGTCAGCGCACGAGGCCGCGGGTCTCGGTCTCGCGGCCGTCGTCGTGCCCGGCGATCGGCTCGATGCCGAGGTCGGCCGGCTGGTCGACCGCGTACTCGCGGTGCCGCGCGACGCCGCGACGGAACTGAAGGCGCTGCTGGCCGGCGCCCGCCACGACGCCGATGCCGACGCCGACACGGCGGCCCTTGCACGCCTGCTCGCCGCGGAAGCGGGGAATGTCGGCTAG
- the lhgO gene encoding L-2-hydroxyglutarate oxidase: MAERIAVIGGGILGLAVARRLGQVVPGSTVTVFEKEHDVAQHQTGRNSGVVHAGLYYKPGSLKATLCRRGVGMLREYCESRGIRYDECGKVVVAVDDSELDRLADIAGRAEANGVPDTRMLDAAELRAIEPHARGVAALHSPTTAIVDYPAVARALRADILDAGGTVRTGAEVIGVDDGAAGVRLRVRVRGKASIRPNGTRHTATNDNGLVETVSESVGPFDLLISCAGLHSDEVAALTGEDSSPRIIPFRGDYWLLRPERRGLVRGLIYPVPDPRYPFLGIHLTKRVDGEILVGPNAVLATAREGYTVGTFDRGDLRQTLAWPGFQKMARTHWRTGAKEMLRTASKRAFVAEARRYVPELRSADVVRGPAGVRAQAVARDGSLVDDFVLAVRGRVVHVRNAPSPGATASLAIAEHIVADAVPERAS, translated from the coding sequence GTGGCGGAGCGGATCGCGGTCATCGGCGGCGGGATCCTGGGCCTGGCAGTTGCCCGCCGGCTCGGGCAGGTCGTGCCCGGATCGACGGTCACCGTGTTCGAGAAGGAGCACGACGTCGCCCAGCACCAGACCGGGCGCAACAGCGGCGTCGTCCATGCCGGCCTGTACTACAAGCCGGGCTCGCTCAAGGCGACGCTGTGCCGGCGCGGGGTGGGGATGCTTCGCGAGTACTGCGAGTCCCGCGGCATCCGCTACGACGAGTGCGGCAAGGTCGTGGTCGCCGTCGATGACAGCGAGCTCGACCGGCTCGCGGACATCGCCGGGCGCGCCGAGGCGAACGGCGTGCCCGACACCCGCATGCTGGACGCCGCCGAGCTGCGCGCGATCGAGCCGCATGCCCGGGGCGTCGCCGCGCTGCACTCCCCCACCACCGCGATCGTCGACTACCCGGCCGTCGCGCGGGCCCTGCGCGCGGACATCCTCGACGCCGGTGGCACGGTCCGCACCGGTGCGGAGGTGATCGGCGTCGATGACGGCGCGGCCGGTGTGCGGCTGCGGGTGCGGGTCCGGGGCAAGGCGTCGATCAGGCCGAACGGCACCCGGCACACGGCCACCAACGACAACGGCCTGGTGGAGACGGTCTCCGAGTCGGTCGGGCCGTTCGACCTGCTGATCTCGTGCGCGGGCCTGCACTCGGACGAGGTCGCCGCGCTCACCGGCGAGGACAGCTCGCCGCGGATCATTCCCTTCCGGGGTGACTACTGGCTGCTGCGGCCCGAGCGCCGTGGTCTGGTGCGTGGCCTGATCTACCCGGTGCCCGATCCGCGCTACCCGTTCCTGGGCATCCACCTGACCAAGCGGGTGGACGGGGAGATTCTGGTCGGCCCGAACGCCGTCCTCGCCACCGCCCGGGAGGGCTACACCGTCGGCACCTTCGACCGGGGCGACCTGCGCCAGACCCTGGCGTGGCCGGGCTTCCAGAAGATGGCGCGGACACACTGGCGCACCGGCGCCAAGGAGATGCTGCGCACCGCGAGCAAGCGGGCGTTCGTCGCCGAAGCACGGCGGTACGTGCCCGAGCTGCGGTCCGCCGACGTGGTGCGCGGGCCGGCCGGCGTCCGCGCCCAGGCGGTCGCGCGGGACGGCAGCCTCGTCGACGACTTCGTGCTCGCGGTGCGCGGGCGCGTCGTCCACGTGCGCAACGCGCCGTCACCGGGCGCCACCGCGTCCCTGGCCATCGCCGAGCACATCGTCGCCGACGCCGTCCCCGAGCGCGCCTCCTGA
- a CDS encoding aminotransferase class V-fold PLP-dependent enzyme has translation MDQTPPEPDVAAAPTGRPDRATPLVPQAELGRRWRAARAQDGVVHLDAAAASRPSIATITAQVDHLRREGLVGAYVAEMEAAEALAEARGRLAALLGPGLTADDVAFQYSATTGFGALLAAWPLPPGSRIGVVPGDYGANLLLLASRAARDGLELLELPVDELGRIDLGRLDRAGLHPPGGGAGGAGGRGGAGLEDLALVTFPQVPSQRGVVQPAAEVAARCEAAGVDLVLDVAQSLGQVDVTGIAASAWTGTSRKWLCGPRGAGFVAVRPEVVELLGVGAPSLYSAHPVGLWDPGGRPESAGAAGRPLAGMARLSVGEASVASRVGLATALSELFAEDLSAMRTRIAALARHARRALDGVAGWRLGEEADSPCGIVTLRPPPHADPLATSQALYRRARILTSPIPVGRAPELTGPVLRISAHVDTIPAEIDQLAEALDRWGRPDDDQEATPETTSVRQISP, from the coding sequence GTGGATCAGACGCCACCCGAACCGGACGTCGCGGCAGCCCCGACCGGCCGGCCGGACCGCGCGACGCCGCTGGTGCCGCAGGCAGAGCTCGGCCGGCGATGGCGCGCCGCCCGGGCGCAGGACGGCGTCGTCCACCTGGATGCGGCGGCGGCCAGCCGGCCGAGCATCGCCACGATCACCGCCCAGGTGGACCATCTGCGCCGGGAGGGCCTGGTCGGCGCGTATGTCGCAGAGATGGAGGCCGCCGAGGCCCTGGCGGAGGCACGTGGCCGGCTCGCCGCGCTGCTGGGGCCCGGGCTCACTGCCGACGATGTGGCCTTCCAGTATTCGGCCACGACGGGTTTCGGGGCGCTGCTCGCCGCGTGGCCGCTGCCGCCCGGATCACGGATCGGGGTCGTGCCCGGTGACTACGGCGCCAACCTGTTGCTGCTCGCGTCCCGGGCGGCTCGGGACGGGCTGGAACTGCTCGAGCTGCCAGTCGACGAGCTGGGGCGGATCGACCTCGGCCGGCTCGACCGCGCCGGGCTGCACCCGCCGGGCGGCGGTGCCGGCGGTGCCGGCGGTCGCGGCGGTGCCGGCCTCGAGGATCTTGCCCTGGTGACGTTCCCGCAGGTTCCCAGCCAGCGTGGGGTGGTCCAGCCGGCGGCGGAGGTGGCAGCCCGCTGCGAGGCGGCCGGAGTCGATCTGGTTCTCGACGTCGCGCAGTCACTCGGCCAGGTCGACGTCACCGGGATCGCGGCGTCAGCCTGGACCGGCACCTCGCGCAAATGGCTGTGCGGCCCGCGCGGCGCGGGCTTCGTCGCGGTGCGACCCGAGGTCGTCGAGCTGCTGGGCGTCGGTGCCCCCAGCCTGTACTCCGCGCATCCGGTGGGCCTGTGGGATCCCGGCGGGCGTCCCGAGTCAGCCGGGGCAGCCGGACGTCCGTTGGCGGGCATGGCGAGGCTCTCGGTGGGGGAGGCCTCGGTGGCGAGCCGGGTCGGGCTGGCCACCGCGCTCTCGGAGTTGTTCGCCGAGGACCTCTCGGCGATGCGCACCCGGATCGCCGCGCTCGCCCGGCACGCACGCCGGGCACTGGACGGGGTCGCCGGCTGGCGGCTCGGGGAGGAGGCCGACTCCCCCTGCGGGATCGTCACGCTGCGGCCGCCGCCGCACGCGGACCCACTCGCCACCTCGCAGGCTCTGTACCGCCGGGCACGGATTCTGACCAGCCCGATCCCGGTCGGCCGGGCGCCGGAGCTGACCGGGCCCGTGCTGCGGATCAGTGCCCACGTCGACACCATCCCCGCCGAGATCGATCAGCTCGCCGAGGCGCTCGACCGGTGGGGCCGCCCGGACGATGACCAGGAAGCCACCCCGGAGACAACCTCCGTGCGACAAATCTCCCCGTAG
- the pyk gene encoding pyruvate kinase, with protein MPRRAKIVCTLGPATNSPEMVRALVDAGMDIARLNFSHGTHEQHAASYKLVRDAAEAAGRNVGILADLQGPKIRLGKFADGGVTLLPGQHFTVTIRDVLGDQEQVGTTYTGLPRDVAAGDTILVDDGRLNLRIDGVEDTDVRTTVVIGGKVSDHKGMNIPSAALTVPALSEKDGSDLRFALELGVDMIALSFVRSAEDYQAVRTIMDEVGLRVPVLAKIEKPQAVDELEGIIEAFDGLMIARGDLGVELPLEDVPLVQKRAVSQARERAKPVIVATQVLESMVSAPRPTRAEASDCANAVLDGADAIMLSAETSVGSYPVEAAATMGRIIEVAEADLARIPPLRTQPRTLGGAIAQAAVSVGEAVGARYLVAHTLSGDTARRLIRYRSSVPVLAFSPLPAVRNQMSLLWGVETIIVPFADSTDEMVRQVDTALRKNGYLQPGELVVVVAGTPPGVAGMTNTMRVHRIGEAV; from the coding sequence GTGCCACGAAGAGCCAAGATAGTTTGCACCCTCGGCCCGGCCACCAACTCGCCTGAGATGGTCCGGGCCCTCGTAGACGCCGGAATGGACATTGCCCGGCTCAACTTCTCGCATGGGACGCACGAGCAACACGCCGCCAGCTACAAGCTGGTTCGGGACGCCGCCGAGGCCGCCGGCCGCAATGTGGGCATCCTGGCGGACCTGCAGGGGCCCAAGATCCGCCTCGGCAAGTTCGCCGACGGTGGAGTGACCCTGCTGCCCGGTCAGCACTTCACCGTCACGATCCGCGACGTCCTGGGTGATCAGGAGCAGGTCGGCACCACCTACACCGGCCTGCCCCGGGACGTCGCCGCCGGTGACACGATCCTCGTCGACGACGGCCGGCTCAACCTGCGCATCGACGGTGTCGAGGACACCGACGTCCGGACCACCGTCGTGATCGGCGGCAAGGTCAGCGACCACAAGGGCATGAACATCCCGAGTGCGGCGCTGACGGTGCCGGCGCTGTCCGAGAAGGACGGCTCCGACCTGCGGTTCGCCCTCGAGCTCGGCGTCGACATGATCGCGTTGTCGTTCGTCCGGTCCGCCGAGGACTACCAGGCGGTCCGGACGATCATGGACGAGGTCGGCCTGCGGGTCCCCGTCCTGGCGAAGATCGAGAAGCCGCAGGCGGTCGACGAGCTGGAAGGCATCATCGAGGCCTTCGACGGCCTCATGATCGCCCGCGGTGACCTGGGCGTCGAGCTGCCACTCGAGGACGTCCCGCTGGTCCAGAAGCGCGCCGTCAGCCAGGCACGCGAGCGGGCGAAGCCGGTCATCGTCGCCACCCAGGTGCTCGAATCCATGGTCAGCGCCCCGCGCCCGACCCGGGCGGAGGCGAGTGACTGCGCCAACGCCGTGCTCGACGGTGCGGACGCGATCATGCTCTCGGCCGAGACGAGCGTCGGTTCGTATCCGGTCGAGGCCGCCGCCACCATGGGGCGGATCATCGAGGTCGCCGAGGCGGACCTGGCCCGGATCCCACCGCTGCGCACGCAGCCGCGGACACTGGGCGGTGCCATCGCCCAGGCGGCGGTCAGCGTCGGGGAGGCGGTGGGCGCCCGTTACCTGGTCGCCCACACCCTCAGCGGTGACACCGCTCGCCGGCTGATCCGTTACCGCAGCTCGGTCCCCGTGCTGGCCTTCTCACCGCTGCCCGCGGTGCGTAACCAGATGTCGCTGCTGTGGGGCGTCGAGACGATCATCGTGCCCTTCGCCGACAGCACGGACGAGATGGTCCGGCAGGTGGACACGGCGCTGCGCAAGAACGGCTATCTCCAGCCCGGTGAGCTGGTCGTGGTCGTCGCGGGCACCCCGCCCGGCGTCGCCGGTATGACCAATACGATGCGGGTGCACCGGATCGGTGAGGCGGTCTGA
- a CDS encoding cation diffusion facilitator family transporter, giving the protein MSAEGGTRAVVAALLANLGIAVAKFVAFLFTRSSSMLAESIHSVADSSNQALLLIGQRRAAQPADEEHPFGYGRSRYIAGFLVGIVLFSVGGLFSVYEGIEKLRHPHELESGLVAVVVLGIAIVLESFSFRTAIKESRHVKGDMSWWGFVREARSPELPVVLLEDLAALCGLVFALAGVGLTLLLDEPIWDAVGTVAIGVLLLVVAVIVAMETYGMLVGEAATPQTVEAIRHALAATPAVTTVIHMRTLHLGPDELLVAAKIGLDPDLTTAQVAATIDDAEARLRAVVPIARRVYLEPDIPREPAVEPPASEVVASPEPSA; this is encoded by the coding sequence GTGAGCGCGGAAGGTGGCACCAGGGCCGTCGTGGCGGCGCTGCTCGCGAATCTGGGCATCGCGGTGGCGAAGTTCGTGGCGTTTCTCTTCACCAGGTCGTCCTCGATGCTCGCCGAGTCGATTCACTCCGTCGCGGACTCCAGTAACCAGGCACTGTTGCTGATCGGGCAGCGGCGGGCAGCTCAGCCGGCCGACGAGGAGCACCCCTTCGGCTACGGGCGGTCCCGCTACATCGCCGGGTTCCTGGTCGGCATCGTGCTTTTCAGCGTCGGTGGCCTGTTCTCCGTCTACGAGGGCATCGAGAAGCTGCGCCACCCCCATGAGCTGGAAAGCGGGCTCGTCGCCGTTGTCGTCCTCGGGATCGCGATCGTGCTGGAGAGCTTCTCCTTCCGGACCGCGATCAAGGAGTCGCGCCACGTCAAGGGCGACATGTCCTGGTGGGGCTTCGTTCGGGAGGCGCGCTCACCCGAGCTGCCCGTCGTGCTGCTCGAGGATCTCGCCGCGTTGTGCGGCCTGGTGTTCGCGCTCGCCGGGGTCGGCCTGACGCTCCTGCTCGACGAGCCGATCTGGGATGCCGTGGGCACGGTCGCCATCGGCGTGCTGCTGCTGGTCGTCGCGGTGATCGTCGCGATGGAGACCTACGGCATGCTCGTCGGTGAGGCCGCCACACCGCAGACGGTGGAGGCGATCCGGCACGCGCTCGCCGCCACGCCCGCGGTCACCACCGTGATCCACATGAGGACGCTGCACCTCGGCCCCGACGAGCTGCTGGTCGCGGCCAAGATCGGGCTTGACCCCGACCTGACGACGGCCCAGGTCGCCGCGACGATCGACGATGCCGAAGCCCGTCTGCGGGCGGTGGTGCCCATCGCCCGTCGGGTCTACCTCGAGCCCGACATCCCCCGCGAGCCGGCGGTCGAGCCCCCCGCTTCCGAGGTGGTCGCGTCGCCGGAGCCCAGCGCCTGA
- a CDS encoding 2-dehydropantoate 2-reductase yields MTATAPGRDAAVFQGRVVPGDRPGNGPERPQDERLKAERPRPARVAVVGAGAVGTYLAARASEAGAQVVLCARRGGFERVQVVSAPGGPATERPMRVITDPAELGQTVDWVVVATKAHQTPAALGWLHAALEHRRDVGVVVAQNGVRQADQVSPPVPHDSVLPAVVYINAELAGPGVVRHLAYGVLQVPDCALGERFARVLPVGDVRLVDDVVTAAWSKLLSNSAANSLTALTSRGLEVMRRPDVGALALAVMRETAAVGRADGARLPADAPERTLDRICNQPAGAGTSMLRDRLAGRPLEHEALIGAVVRIGEQVGVATPTCSALLPLLAAINVAASPAG; encoded by the coding sequence ATGACCGCGACGGCGCCAGGGCGGGACGCCGCCGTGTTCCAGGGGCGGGTGGTGCCGGGCGACCGCCCGGGGAACGGGCCGGAGCGCCCGCAGGATGAGCGGCTGAAAGCGGAGCGCCCGCGGCCGGCGCGGGTGGCGGTCGTCGGGGCCGGTGCGGTCGGCACCTACCTCGCCGCACGCGCCAGCGAGGCCGGCGCCCAGGTGGTCCTCTGTGCCCGCCGCGGTGGCTTCGAGCGGGTTCAGGTCGTCAGCGCGCCGGGCGGCCCGGCCACCGAGCGGCCGATGCGGGTGATCACGGATCCCGCCGAGCTGGGCCAGACGGTGGACTGGGTGGTGGTCGCCACCAAGGCGCACCAGACCCCCGCCGCCCTGGGCTGGCTGCACGCGGCCCTGGAGCATCGTCGCGACGTCGGCGTGGTCGTCGCGCAGAACGGTGTGCGCCAGGCCGATCAGGTCAGCCCGCCGGTGCCCCACGACAGCGTGTTGCCCGCCGTGGTCTACATCAACGCGGAGCTGGCCGGGCCGGGCGTCGTGCGGCATCTGGCATACGGCGTGCTCCAGGTGCCCGACTGCGCGCTCGGTGAGCGGTTCGCCCGGGTCCTGCCGGTGGGTGACGTCCGCCTCGTCGACGACGTCGTCACCGCCGCCTGGTCGAAGCTGCTCAGCAACAGCGCGGCCAACTCCCTGACCGCCCTGACCAGCCGGGGCCTGGAGGTGATGCGGCGTCCCGACGTCGGCGCGCTCGCGCTGGCGGTGATGCGGGAGACCGCCGCGGTGGGCCGCGCGGACGGTGCACGGCTGCCCGCGGACGCCCCCGAACGCACCCTGGACCGGATCTGCAACCAGCCGGCGGGCGCGGGGACCTCGATGCTTCGCGACCGGCTGGCGGGGCGCCCGCTGGAGCATGAGGCGCTGATCGGCGCCGTCGTCCGCATCGGTGAGCAGGTCGGGGTGGCGACCCCGACCTGCTCCGCGCTGCTGCCCCTGCTCGCCGCCATCAACGTGGCCGCCAGCCCCGCAGGCTGA
- a CDS encoding pyridoxamine 5'-phosphate oxidase family protein codes for MSTSTSDTVSADLTLTRNYVRDGKVMQIATLAESGEPVVCNLWYASSFDPDRLLFISRPDRAHCRNIRADRRVAGAVLTIELDGLGQEVQGVSFAGTARQVPDESAPALLPIYHGRWPAGSELANRELMRADANAHRLYEIQIHRWILFDEVNHPDDPRRVIELATTI; via the coding sequence GTGTCAACGTCAACCTCCGACACCGTCTCCGCCGACCTGACCCTGACCCGGAACTACGTCCGCGACGGAAAGGTGATGCAGATCGCGACGCTGGCGGAGAGCGGCGAGCCGGTTGTGTGCAACCTCTGGTACGCGAGTTCGTTCGATCCGGACCGGCTCCTGTTCATCTCCCGTCCCGATCGCGCGCACTGCCGGAACATCCGGGCCGACCGGCGGGTGGCCGGCGCCGTGCTCACCATCGAGCTCGACGGGCTGGGCCAGGAGGTCCAGGGGGTGAGCTTCGCGGGAACGGCGCGGCAGGTGCCGGACGAATCCGCGCCCGCGCTGCTCCCGATCTACCACGGGCGCTGGCCGGCAGGCAGTGAACTGGCCAACCGCGAGCTGATGAGGGCCGACGCCAACGCCCACCGGCTGTACGAGATCCAGATTCACCGCTGGATCCTGTTCGACGAGGTCAACCATCCGGACGACCCGCGGCGCGTCATCGAGCTCGCCACCACGATCTGA
- a CDS encoding helix-turn-helix domain-containing protein, giving the protein MAELRKGTRITGAERDKLAAELRKKYESGQSIRLLAESSGRSYGFVHRILSESGTTLRGRGGATRGTKKKSS; this is encoded by the coding sequence TTGGCCGAGCTTAGGAAAGGAACCCGGATCACCGGGGCGGAGCGAGACAAGCTCGCTGCCGAACTTCGGAAGAAGTACGAGTCCGGACAGAGCATTCGTCTGCTCGCGGAGTCGTCGGGTCGTTCGTACGGGTTTGTCCACCGCATCCTGTCTGAATCCGGCACGACGCTGCGCGGACGTGGTGGCGCGACTCGGGGTACCAAGAAGAAAAGCTCCTGA
- a CDS encoding ABC transporter ATP-binding protein codes for MRTAAGDNWSVLRSYQRDRSVARARLRPGTIRRIGGFARPHRRQLAGFGVLILIGAATGAVTPLLLKAIIDDGVVPGRAGVVQTLAAVVAALAVVEALLALAQRWFSARIGEGLIYELRSAVFEHVQRQPLAFFTRTQTGALITRLNNDVLGAQAAFTNTLSAVLSNVASLVFVLAAMLSLSWQITVVALVLLPVFVVPARMLAPRLAALTRESYGLNADMNTMMTEHFNVGGALLTKLHGDPAREAATFRRRASRVRDIGVTKAMYGRIFFVCLTLVASLATAIVYGVGGTLAARGGLEVGTIVALTAYLARLYGPLTQLSNVHVDVMTALVSFERVFEVLDLPPAIADAENAVDLPAGPLSVEFDQVGFRYPAPGEVSLASLAATTALDDEVPEPVLHGITFRVTPGELVALVGPSGAGKTTISHLVGRIYDATEGTVRVGGVDVRDATGRSLRARIGVVTQDAHLFHDSIRANLLFARPEASEEQMWDALDAAHIGESVRALPAGLETVVGDRGYRLSGGEKQRLAIARLLLAGPSVVVLDEATAHLDSESEAAVQRALSAALVGRTSLVIAHRLSTVRAADRILVVDRGRIIESGTHDELIAGGGLYAELHHTQFAAGPAPVSG; via the coding sequence ATGAGAACAGCTGCCGGCGACAACTGGTCCGTCCTGCGGTCCTACCAGCGTGATCGCTCCGTCGCCCGGGCCCGGCTGCGGCCCGGGACCATACGGCGTATCGGCGGGTTCGCCCGACCACATCGGCGGCAGCTCGCGGGCTTCGGCGTCCTCATCCTGATCGGCGCGGCGACCGGAGCCGTCACCCCACTGCTGCTCAAGGCGATCATCGATGACGGTGTCGTGCCCGGCCGGGCGGGGGTCGTTCAGACGCTCGCCGCCGTCGTCGCCGCCCTCGCGGTCGTCGAGGCGCTGCTCGCGCTGGCCCAGCGCTGGTTCAGCGCGCGAATCGGCGAGGGCCTGATCTACGAGCTGCGCTCCGCGGTCTTCGAGCACGTGCAGCGCCAGCCGCTCGCGTTCTTCACCCGTACCCAGACGGGGGCGCTGATCACCAGGCTCAACAACGACGTTCTCGGGGCTCAGGCGGCCTTCACGAACACACTCTCCGCCGTGCTCTCCAACGTCGCGTCGTTGGTCTTCGTACTGGCGGCGATGCTCAGCCTGTCCTGGCAGATCACGGTGGTCGCGCTCGTGCTGCTGCCGGTGTTCGTCGTCCCGGCGCGGATGCTCGCACCCCGGCTGGCCGCGCTGACCCGGGAGAGCTACGGGCTGAACGCGGACATGAACACGATGATGACGGAGCACTTCAACGTCGGTGGCGCCCTGCTGACGAAGCTTCACGGCGATCCCGCCCGGGAGGCCGCGACCTTCCGGCGGCGCGCGAGCCGGGTCCGTGACATCGGCGTCACCAAGGCCATGTACGGGCGGATCTTCTTCGTCTGCCTCACGCTGGTGGCCTCGCTCGCGACGGCGATCGTCTATGGCGTGGGCGGGACCCTCGCGGCGCGGGGAGGCCTGGAGGTCGGCACGATCGTCGCGCTGACGGCCTACCTGGCGCGTCTGTACGGCCCGCTGACCCAGCTCTCCAACGTGCACGTGGACGTGATGACGGCGCTGGTGTCCTTCGAGCGGGTCTTCGAGGTCCTCGACCTGCCCCCGGCCATCGCGGACGCGGAGAACGCCGTCGACCTGCCCGCAGGGCCGCTGTCCGTCGAGTTCGACCAGGTCGGCTTCCGGTATCCGGCTCCGGGAGAGGTGTCGCTTGCCTCGCTGGCCGCGACCACGGCGCTCGACGACGAGGTTCCCGAACCGGTGCTGCACGGCATCACGTTTCGGGTCACCCCCGGTGAGCTGGTCGCGCTCGTCGGCCCGTCAGGCGCGGGCAAGACGACCATCAGCCATCTTGTCGGACGGATCTACGACGCCACCGAGGGCACCGTCCGGGTGGGGGGTGTCGACGTCCGCGATGCCACCGGGAGATCGCTGCGGGCCAGGATCGGCGTCGTCACCCAGGACGCGCATCTGTTCCACGACTCCATCCGGGCGAACCTGCTGTTCGCGCGGCCGGAAGCCAGCGAGGAGCAGATGTGGGACGCCCTGGACGCGGCCCACATCGGCGAGTCGGTCCGGGCTCTGCCGGCTGGACTGGAGACGGTCGTCGGTGATCGTGGTTACCGGCTGTCGGGCGGTGAGAAACAGCGGCTCGCCATCGCGCGCCTGCTGCTCGCCGGCCCTTCGGTCGTCGTGCTCGACGAGGCCACCGCGCACCTCGACAGCGAGTCGGAGGCGGCCGTCCAGCGTGCGTTGAGCGCGGCGCTGGTCGGACGGACATCCCTGGTCATCGCCCACCGTCTCTCGACCGTCCGCGCGGCCGACCGAATCCTGGTGGTCGACCGCGGGCGGATCATCGAGAGTGGCACCCATGACGAACTGATCGCGGGTGGCGGTCTCTACGCCGAGCTCCACCACACGCAGTTCGCCGCGGGCCCGGCACCGGTCTCAGGCTGA